DNA from Chloroflexota bacterium:
GGATTTGGGCCTGCAGATGCGGTTCCAGATCGGCTACCGGCCAGGGCGCCGGTTCGGGTTCCGATTCGGGGTCGGTTACCGGCGGCGGCTCTTCGGCGATTGGTCGCTGGAATCGGTGCAGGAGCTGGCCGTCGCTTTCCTCGCCGACCCGTTTGAGCCAGTTGATGTATTCCTCGGGATGAATGCTGCGGGCCACGTCGGTGGCGATCATGTACCGGTTCGGCCAGGCAACGAAAGAGGAGTGGAATGCCGCCCGCCGGGCCTCCTCCTCGTTGCGTTGCACCCGTCGCTCGATCGATGCGTACGCGCCGCGGGCGCCGTGTTCCGTCTGATCTATCGTGCCCGCCGGCAGTTCCGGATTGATTACCCATTCGTCTTCCGGTTGGTCGACCCAGGCCGAAACCCGCGCATCGGCCATTTCGACCTGCCGGCCGTCCGGCGTACCCCAGATGTCGAATGCCAGGGTCTGGCGGCGGCGGTCGAAGCGACGCGTTATCAGCAGCGCGCCCGGCGTGTCGTTGACGAACCGCATGTCCAGCGAGGGTTGCCAGATCGAGGCGTCGAATCCGATCGGCCAGCCGCCCAGTTCGTAGTAGTAGACCCGGTAGAGGTGCTTGTGCCGTTCCAGGACGGGCAGGCCGGCCCAAAACGCGGCCCGGAACAGGGTCGTGGAGACCTGACAGATTCCGCCACCGATGGCGAACTCGGTCGCGTCGGCCAGGATCACCAGGCCGTCGACGAACCCGCGGTCGTACTCGATCGGCCCCAACGCCTCGTTGAACGACAGCGTTTCGCCCGGCAGAACCAGCGTGCCGTCGATGTGCTCGGAACCCACATCGATGTTGTGAATCCGGTAATCGGCCGATCCCAGGAAGGTGCTGTCGCCCTCGGCCAGCTTGGCCACTATTCCCAGCTGTTCGGCCAGCGGATTGTTCCAGGTCAGACGGTCGTAGAGTACCGGTGCCTCGACTTGGCGGCTCTCCGACGTCAGCTCGGACGCCATGCGCCCGACCAGCCCCTGGCTGTCGAGTCGGCGACCCTGGATCGGCAGCTCGAAGCGGGACACCTTGGCGGTCTCGGGGTCGAATTCAATGTCGCCCGGGGTTCCGGGTCGCGATATGAACGAATCGATCTGGTTCAGGGTGGGCAGCGCATTCGGATCGAAGCCCACCCGCAGCGTTCCGGCTTCGGCGGTCGCAATCAGCGCGCCGATCAGTTCGAGCTGGCCAATCTGCCAGCCCCCGGCGCCCTCGGGGAAATTGATGTTGGCCGGAGCGGACACCAGCTCGCGCGCTCGTCCCAAGGCGGCATCGGCGGCGGAGTCGCTGATCGCCGGCTCCACCGCAATTGCTGTCAGCGGGATCTGCTGCTGTTCCAACCTCCCCTCCGCCAGACCCTGGCGCAGGGTCGCAAGCGCCGGGCGGATATCGAATCCGCTGCCGCTGCGCGCGCGATGAACGCGCGGTTGGCCTCCGCGGAAATCGATCTTCGCATCGACCGGCGGCACCATCACCGTCCGCCCGAGGCCGTCGATCCACCTGCGAAGCTTGGATTCTTCGAGATCGAAGGTCACGGGATGCGAACCGCCGCGGCCGGGATCTCGCACCGCCTCCATGAAGATTTCGCGATAGTTGGCCCGCAACCCCACGTCGGCCGCGGTCGGCGTCCAATCGCCCTGGCTGGCGCTGAACCTTATTGGCGCCGCCAGCCATCCGGCCACCGCGCGTTCAAGCTTGGCGCGGGCCGGGCCCGGAGACATCCCGCCCAGCTTGACGCCGCCGATCTCCAGGTCGGACGGCAGCGGATTGCGATTCAGCCACGACGCCGCTCCGACGCCGGCGGCGATGCCGACCCCGCCGGCGACCGCGCCGGCGATTACCCGGCGGCGCGCCAGCCGGCCGGCCGGGTTATCGCGGCCGAACCTGGCCCTCACCGGTTACAACCCACTTGTAAGAAGTCAGTTCCTCGAGGCCCATCGGACCCCGGGCGTGCAGCTTCTGGGTGGAGATTCCGACCTCGGCGCCCAACCCGAATTCGCCGCCGTCGGTGAACTGGGTCGAGGCATTCCAGTAGACGGCGGCGGCGTCGATTTCGCGCAGGAATCTCCGTCCGACCCCGTCGTCTTCGGTGACGATCGCCTCGGAATGCCCGCTCCCGTGCGTGCGGATGTGCTCGATCGCGGCATCGGGTCCGGCAACCACCGCGACCGACATCTGCAATGAAAGCCATTCGGTGTCCAGGTCGCCGGGTCCGAGCGGCTCGACCCCATCCATCGCCTCGAGCAGCGAGCGGGCTCGGGGGTCGGCGTGCAGGGTCACCCCGTTTTTCGTGAGGTTCGCCCCCACCGCCGGCAGGAAATCGGGTGCCACAGCGGCGTCGACCAGCAGCGTGTCCAGCGCGTTGCAGATTGAAGGGCGACGCGTCTTGGCATTGACCACGATGCGGTGGGCCTTTTCCAGATCGGCATCGCTGTGCACATAGGTGTGGCAAACCCCGAAGCCGGTTTCCAGAACCGGCACGACCGCGGTGCTAGCGACGAATTCGACCAGGCCGGCCCCGCCGCGGGGGATGACCACGTCAAAATGCGACCGCATCCGGAGCATGTCCCCGACGATCGCCCGATCGGTGTCCTTAACCAGACCCACCCACCCGTCGGGCAGCCCGCAGCGCCTGCCGGCGTCGCCGAGCGCTGCAACCAGGGCGGTATTGCTGGCGATGGCCTCGGAACCACCGCGCAGTACGGTGGCGTTGCCGGACTTGAGGCAGATCGCGGCGACGTCGACGGCAACGTTGGGTCGACTTTCAAATATGACTCCGCAAACTCCCAGCGGGACCCGCACACGGGATATCTGCAATCCGTTGGGCCGGCTTCGGCGGTCGATCTCCGATCCGATCGGATCCGGCAGCGCGATCAACTCGCGCACCGCGGCGGCGATCCCGGCTATGCGGTCGTGGTCCAGGCGCAGCCGGTCCTGCATCGAAGCCGACATGCCGGCGGCGGCAGCGGCGGCCATGTCTATTTGGTTGGCGGCCAGGATGGAATCGCCGTGTTCGACCAGGGCTTCGGCGATCGCCTCCAGAGCGGCGTTCTTCTGGTCGCTGCTGAGCGCGGCCAGGGCCGGCGCGGCGCGGCGCGCGGATTCGGCGCTGGCCACGAGTCCGGGGTCGAATTGGCCGCCGTCGGGCGCGACCCCGGCGGCAGGGGCTGCGGTGTTCGTCATAGGACAACCATGTTGTTGCGGTGGATGACCTCG
Protein-coding regions in this window:
- a CDS encoding glutamate-5-semialdehyde dehydrogenase; its protein translation is MTNTAAPAAGVAPDGGQFDPGLVASAESARRAAPALAALSSDQKNAALEAIAEALVEHGDSILAANQIDMAAAAAAGMSASMQDRLRLDHDRIAGIAAAVRELIALPDPIGSEIDRRSRPNGLQISRVRVPLGVCGVIFESRPNVAVDVAAICLKSGNATVLRGGSEAIASNTALVAALGDAGRRCGLPDGWVGLVKDTDRAIVGDMLRMRSHFDVVIPRGGAGLVEFVASTAVVPVLETGFGVCHTYVHSDADLEKAHRIVVNAKTRRPSICNALDTLLVDAAVAPDFLPAVGANLTKNGVTLHADPRARSLLEAMDGVEPLGPGDLDTEWLSLQMSVAVVAGPDAAIEHIRTHGSGHSEAIVTEDDGVGRRFLREIDAAAVYWNASTQFTDGGEFGLGAEVGISTQKLHARGPMGLEELTSYKWVVTGEGQVRPR